The sequence GAACGCACCGACGGCGTAGTAGAAGCCGACGTCTGACTCGAGGAGCGTCCGCATAGCCCGTCGTTGGACTGGAACCCGCAAAACAGTACCGACAGCGCCGTGGTGGGAAGTGGCGTCTCGAGTGTCGATGGTGAGGCCTCGAGCCGTCGATCGGGTCGGCGCGACTCAGTACAGCAGGCTGTCGGTCGTCGTCTCGTACTCGTCGGGGAGCAGGTCGGCGATTTCGTCCGGCCGGGTCTCGCCGTCGACGTTCACGAGGTACGTTCGGCCGTGTTCGTTGCCGTAGACGCCCTGGAAGTCGTAGACGAAGCCGTAGACGGCGACGTCCTCGGGCACGTCGTCGGACTCACGCAGGAATCGTGCCTGCGCATCGACGTTGTACTCGACGAGCTGGTTGATCACCGTCTCGTCGTCGGCGTCGGCGTCGATCAGGTCGCTCTCGAGGGCCTCCTCGACGACGGGGACGAGCAGTTCGACCCACTTGTCGACCCCGCGCGGGCCGGGCTGGTCGCCGCCGGTCGCGAGCTGGTAGGCCGCGGTGACAGCGCCACAGCCGGTGTGGCCGACGACGGCGACGGCCTCGGTGTCTGCGTGGTGGATCGGGTAGAGCACGCCCCCGTCGACGATCCGGTCACCTTCGTCGTCGTCCCAGACCTGGTTGCCGATGTTACTCGGCGTGAAGACCGTCCCCGGGGCGTCGACGCCCCACATCCGTTCCTGTGGAACTCGCGAGTCCGAACAGCAAATCGCGACGACGTCGGGGTGCTGGCCATCCTGAACGTCCGCGAAGTAGTCCTCCGGAAGCGATTCGACGTGGCGCTCGTTACCCGCGAGCAGATTCTCGAGCGTATCGTGATCGGCGCACATACGCGTGCGTTCTCGGATCGAGGGCAAAAGCGGTTCCCTTCGACCAGTATTCGCGTTTCGTGATACGGAGCACCACGACCCGACGCCCGCCTCGAGAACCGCCGCAAACGGAACTCGAGTTGGAGCCCCCTTCCGCGAGCCCAATATTGACAACCTGTCACGCAGACGTGGGCGTATGGCAGCTACACGACAGTGGCAACTCGCGAGCCGTCCAGTTGGCGAACCCACCCACGACAACTTCGAACTGGTGACCGTCGACCGTCCCGAGCCCGGACCCGGTGAGGTGCTGGTGAAGACGCTCTACCAGTCGGTCGATCCCTACATGCGCGGTCGAATGCGCGACGCAGAGTCCTACGCCGAGCCGTGGGACGTCGGCGACCCGATGAAGGCCTCGGTCGTCGGCGAGGTCCTCGAGTCAGAAGCCGAGACGTTCGAACCGGGCGACATCGTCACCGGCGACCTCCTCTGGGCCGAGCACGCGGTCGCCGACGCCGACGAACTCCAGCGGGTCGATCCGGATCTCGGCCCCATCTCGACCGCCGTCGGCGTGCTCGGAATGCCCGGTGTGACCGCTTACTGGGGACTGCGAGACATCTGTGACCCCGCCCCGGGCGACACCGTCTTCGTCTCCGCCGCGGCGGGCGCAGTCGGCTCGGTCGTTGGCCAGCTCGCCCAGCTCTCGGGTGCCCGCGTGGTCGGCACCGCCGGCAGCGACGCGAAAGTCGAGTGGCTCACCGAGGACCTCGGGTTCGACGCCGCGATCAACTACAAGACCGAAGACGACCTCTACGGCGCGGTCGCCGAGGCCTGTCCGAACGGCATCGATGCCTACTTCGACAACGTCGGCGGCGAGATCACCGACGCCGTCTGGATGCAACTCAACGAGTTCTCCCGCGTCGCCGTCTGCGGCCAGATCGCCCTCTACAACGAGACGGAGGTGCCGATGGGGCCACGAAAACTCACGACGCTCATCGAGACCCGGGCGACCGTCGAGGGCTTCCTCGTCAGCGACTACCAGAACCGCTGGGGCGACGCACTCCGGCGTCTTTCACAGTTCATCCAGCAGGGCGACCTCGAGTACCGCGAGAACGTCGTCGAGGGCTTCGAGAACGCACCGGACGCGTTCCTCGGGCTGTTCGAGGGTGAGAACATCGGCAAGCAACTCGTCAAGGT is a genomic window of Natrarchaeobaculum aegyptiacum containing:
- a CDS encoding carbonic anhydrase: MCADHDTLENLLAGNERHVESLPEDYFADVQDGQHPDVVAICCSDSRVPQERMWGVDAPGTVFTPSNIGNQVWDDDEGDRIVDGGVLYPIHHADTEAVAVVGHTGCGAVTAAYQLATGGDQPGPRGVDKWVELLVPVVEEALESDLIDADADDETVINQLVEYNVDAQARFLRESDDVPEDVAVYGFVYDFQGVYGNEHGRTYLVNVDGETRPDEIADLLPDEYETTTDSLLY
- a CDS encoding NADP-dependent oxidoreductase, with protein sequence MAATRQWQLASRPVGEPTHDNFELVTVDRPEPGPGEVLVKTLYQSVDPYMRGRMRDAESYAEPWDVGDPMKASVVGEVLESEAETFEPGDIVTGDLLWAEHAVADADELQRVDPDLGPISTAVGVLGMPGVTAYWGLRDICDPAPGDTVFVSAAAGAVGSVVGQLAQLSGARVVGTAGSDAKVEWLTEDLGFDAAINYKTEDDLYGAVAEACPNGIDAYFDNVGGEITDAVWMQLNEFSRVAVCGQIALYNETEVPMGPRKLTTLIETRATVEGFLVSDYQNRWGDALRRLSQFIQQGDLEYRENVVEGFENAPDAFLGLFEGENIGKQLVKVGEREH